In Streptomyces chartreusis NRRL 3882, the following are encoded in one genomic region:
- a CDS encoding ABC-2 family transporter protein, whose amino-acid sequence MAVLHAWRAARVTPLGELSAPPRMTAVALRLAVQVVLVWSLWRGLYAQTGTTAGLSRDQAVTYAVLAVLASRLRELDQYAGRDTVLQHMHFGTIVYWYLRPLPPQRYYAVRAAGEQLYGLAWALTGYLICLAAGVVEPPRSASVAGVFVVSMLLGQWVLYYVMLVLDQLCFWTVRNTAAMLILLFAQNLLSGVYAPLWFFPDWFVTMSAFLPFQATLSVPLSLYVGRIPLSDAAFQLSVQVVWVVVLALFTRLLWRRAARRVISQGG is encoded by the coding sequence ATGGCCGTGCTGCACGCCTGGCGCGCCGCCCGGGTCACCCCGCTCGGCGAGCTGAGCGCCCCGCCCCGGATGACCGCCGTCGCGCTCCGGCTGGCCGTTCAGGTGGTGCTGGTCTGGTCGCTGTGGCGCGGCCTGTACGCGCAGACCGGCACCACCGCCGGGCTGAGCCGCGACCAGGCGGTGACCTACGCCGTGCTGGCCGTCCTGGCGTCCCGGCTGCGGGAGCTGGACCAGTACGCGGGCCGGGACACGGTCCTCCAGCACATGCACTTCGGCACGATCGTCTACTGGTACCTGCGGCCACTGCCGCCGCAGCGCTACTACGCCGTGCGGGCCGCCGGCGAGCAGCTGTACGGACTCGCGTGGGCGCTGACGGGTTACCTGATCTGCCTGGCCGCGGGGGTGGTCGAGCCGCCCCGCTCGGCCTCGGTGGCCGGGGTGTTCGTGGTGAGCATGCTGCTCGGCCAGTGGGTCCTGTACTACGTCATGCTCGTGCTCGACCAGTTGTGCTTCTGGACGGTCCGCAACACCGCCGCGATGCTCATCCTGCTGTTCGCGCAGAACCTGCTGTCCGGGGTGTACGCGCCGCTGTGGTTCTTCCCGGACTGGTTCGTGACGATGAGCGCCTTCCTGCCCTTCCAGGCCACGCTGAGCGTGCCGCTGTCGCTGTACGTGGGGCGGATCCCCCTGTCCGACGCGGCCTTCCAGCTGTCCGTGCAGGTGGTGTGGGTGGTGGTGCTGGCGCTGTTCACCCGGCTGCTGTGGCGGCGGGCCGCCCGGCGCGTGATCTCGCAGGGAGGCTGA
- a CDS encoding ABC transporter permease, whose product MSVKALRIVWRVTALNFRAQMEYRTEFLLMIAIGAIWQVSVIVFATVLLSRFAGMGGWDSSDVLLIPATRMLAHGLFVLFLGRMHWAGRQIQEGRVDIYLMRPMPVHRQIQLAFFPTNAIGDLTVAAGLMVGALSRSDLDWTAGRITYLVAAVLGGMLLEAALFTVVASASLRFPAADMWGRWLEELLGTFGSYPLNVLPKAVGGFLTYGLPLAFVAYFPAAVLTGHGHTTGVPYWLAAASPLLGLLAYLGARLLWRWSLRHYTGVNG is encoded by the coding sequence ATGTCGGTGAAGGCTCTGCGGATCGTGTGGCGCGTCACGGCGCTCAACTTCCGCGCGCAGATGGAGTACCGCACCGAGTTCCTGCTGATGATCGCCATCGGGGCGATCTGGCAGGTGTCGGTGATCGTGTTCGCCACGGTGCTGTTGTCCCGGTTCGCCGGGATGGGCGGCTGGGACAGCTCGGACGTGCTGCTGATCCCGGCGACCCGCATGCTGGCGCACGGTCTGTTCGTGCTGTTCCTCGGGCGGATGCACTGGGCCGGCCGGCAGATCCAGGAAGGCCGGGTCGACATCTACCTGATGCGCCCGATGCCGGTCCACCGGCAGATCCAGCTGGCCTTCTTCCCCACCAACGCCATCGGGGACCTGACGGTCGCGGCGGGTCTGATGGTCGGGGCGCTGTCCCGCAGCGACCTGGACTGGACGGCGGGCCGGATCACGTACCTGGTCGCGGCCGTGCTGGGCGGCATGCTGCTGGAGGCGGCCCTGTTCACGGTCGTGGCGAGCGCGTCCCTGCGGTTCCCGGCCGCCGACATGTGGGGCCGCTGGCTGGAGGAACTCCTCGGCACGTTCGGCAGCTACCCGCTGAACGTCCTCCCCAAGGCGGTGGGCGGCTTCCTGACCTACGGGCTCCCGCTCGCGTTCGTCGCCTACTTCCCGGCGGCGGTCCTCACCGGCCACGGCCACACCACGGGCGTGCCGTACTGGCTGGCGGCGGCCTCACCGCTGCTCGGGCTGCTGGCGTACCTGGGGGCGCGGCTGCTGTGGCGGTGGAGTCTGCGGCACTACACCGGGGTCAACGGGTGA
- a CDS encoding MFS transporter, with the protein MTYGAARREDEPGGGTAPDAADQGLPGTRPLWRQRDFGIFWTAQTLSVLGDSFALIALPLLVLQATGSVARMGLLTAVGGAASVVAAVFAGAVVDRVDRRRLLIACDLVRMGLYGVIPLVWLFGPQIWLLYVVLPLCEAVGMLFAVGYVTVVRGLVGTGRLTEANGRLNATAAAAGVLGPLCAGLVAAWSGPAAAVGVDAASFGVSAACLFFVRFRKRAPDEHPGRGAGLWQDLRTGIAFLHGHPVLRSLTALLFVFSFLTLGLNDLVIYHLKHDLGHDDQAVGTVMAVGALGTITGALLVARVRRRLGFGATWTGSVAVCGLAFAGLGWARDVPAVAALSAAFLACVGMAGTCSLSLRQEVTPEHLLGRVTSAFWTLQYAAAPIGAAVLTWAAEEQGTTPVALVAGATCVLLAVTALFTPIRGSGRNLTR; encoded by the coding sequence ATGACGTACGGCGCGGCGCGGCGTGAGGACGAACCCGGCGGCGGGACCGCCCCGGACGCCGCCGACCAGGGCTTACCCGGCACCCGACCGCTGTGGCGGCAGCGGGACTTCGGCATCTTCTGGACCGCGCAGACGCTCTCCGTGCTCGGCGACTCCTTCGCGCTGATCGCCCTGCCCCTGCTGGTGCTTCAGGCCACGGGGTCGGTCGCGCGGATGGGGCTGCTGACGGCGGTGGGCGGGGCCGCCTCGGTCGTGGCGGCGGTGTTCGCCGGGGCCGTGGTGGACCGGGTGGACCGGCGCCGGCTGCTCATCGCCTGCGACCTCGTGCGCATGGGCCTGTACGGGGTGATCCCGCTGGTGTGGCTGTTCGGCCCGCAGATCTGGCTGCTGTACGTGGTGCTGCCGCTGTGCGAGGCCGTGGGGATGCTGTTCGCGGTCGGCTACGTCACGGTCGTGCGAGGTTTGGTCGGCACCGGGCGACTCACGGAGGCCAACGGGCGGCTGAACGCGACGGCCGCCGCCGCGGGGGTCCTCGGGCCGCTGTGCGCGGGACTGGTCGCCGCCTGGTCCGGCCCGGCCGCGGCGGTCGGTGTGGACGCGGCCAGCTTCGGGGTGTCGGCCGCGTGCCTGTTCTTCGTACGGTTCCGCAAGCGCGCCCCGGACGAGCACCCGGGCCGCGGCGCGGGCCTGTGGCAGGACCTGCGCACCGGCATCGCCTTCCTCCACGGCCACCCGGTGCTGCGCTCGCTCACCGCCCTCCTCTTCGTCTTCAGCTTCCTCACCCTCGGCCTGAACGACCTGGTCATCTACCACCTCAAGCACGACCTCGGCCATGACGACCAAGCGGTCGGCACCGTCATGGCGGTCGGCGCGCTCGGCACCATCACCGGCGCCCTGCTCGTGGCCCGGGTCCGCCGCCGCCTGGGTTTCGGCGCGACGTGGACCGGCTCGGTCGCGGTGTGCGGGCTGGCCTTCGCCGGTCTCGGCTGGGCCCGCGACGTCCCGGCCGTCGCGGCCCTGAGCGCCGCCTTCCTCGCCTGCGTCGGCATGGCGGGCACCTGCTCGTTGTCGCTGCGCCAGGAGGTCACCCCCGAACACCTCCTGGGCCGCGTCACCTCCGCCTTCTGGACGCTTCAGTACGCGGCGGCGCCCATCGGCGCGGCCGTGCTGACCTGGGCCGCGGAGGAACAGGGCACGACACCGGTCGCCCTGGTCGCCGGAGCGACCTGCGTCCTGCTCGCCGTGACGGCCCTGTTCACCCCGATCCGCGGATCTGGCCGGAACCTCACCCGTTGA